The following are from one region of the Mauremys reevesii isolate NIE-2019 linkage group 2, ASM1616193v1, whole genome shotgun sequence genome:
- the ASB10 gene encoding ankyrin repeat and SOCS box protein 10 isoform X1, with product MDQGLAAPMPRGRGFRSSRMEPIECRDVLVQNVLFTGDLEAVRKHFTESAAVNLIIESKGDELRWTSRKLGLWSLTYEQELTTPLHITAGRGYLDCLRHLLLRGAAVDFAPGGKTALHEACAAARTDCVRLLLSFGADPKTVSEAGYQPLHLCKSPASIQCAQLLLQYGASVNSQTEEEEDTALHVAARHGLEEHVQLYLRHGAGLEAKNEEGQTPLNAACAQAHPPQDMERYYRVCQQLVQSGANVDAADRDRQRPLHQACKNASAHVVELLLAHGASVNIMSYSGNTAMHNILQVAAYKLEHRPELVVRALLNHGSIRIWPGALIKVLRYCCSSPRTIEVLINSYDRVRVTDEWAEAVPTEIMQKHPDFYESLFSLGQRPRSLQHLARCALRSYLEGRLLQVLPELHLPSSLHQFLLLSFEDILY from the exons ATGGACCAAGGCCTGGCGGCCCCAATGCCCAGGGGCCGGGGATTCCGCAGCAGCCGCATGGAGCCGATCGAGTGCCGAGATGTGTTGGTGCAGAATGTGCTCTTCACTGGGGACCTGGAGGCGGTGCGGAAGCATTTCACTGAGAGCGCTGCCGTCAACCTCATCATTGAATCCAAGGGAGACGAGCTCCGGTGGACCAGCCGGAAACTCG GGCTGTGGTCGCTGACCTACGAGCAGGAGCTCACCACGCCGCTCCACATCACGGCTGGGCGCGGCTACCTGGACTGCCTCAGGCACCTGCTGCTGAGGGGCGCTGCCGTGGACTTCGCACCTGGCGGCAAGACAGCTCTGCACGAGGCCTGCGCGGCGGCCAGAACGGACTGCGTGCGCCTGCTGCTCTCCTTCGGGGCTGACCCCAAGACTGTCTCTGAGGCTGGCTACCAGCCCCTGCACCTCTGCAAGAGCCCAGCCTCCATCCA GTGtgcgcagctgctgctgcagtatgGTGCCAGCGTGAACAGCCAGacggaggaggaagaggacacaGCGCTGCACGTGGCGGCACGGCACGGCCTGGAAGAGCATGTCCAGCTGTACCTGCGCCATGGAGCGGGGCTGGAGGCCAAGAACGAGGAGGGTCAGACCCCTTTGAATGCCGCCTGCGcccaggcacacccaccccaggaCATGGAGCGCTACTATCGCGTCTGCCAGCAGCTGGTGCAGAGCGGTGCCAACGTCGATGCTGCAGACCGGGACCGGCAGCGCCCGCTGCACCAGGCCTGCAAGAACGCCAGCGCCCATgtggtggagctgctgctggcccaCGGCGCCAGTGTCAACATCATGAGCTACAGCGGCAACACAGCCATGCACAACATCTTGCAGGTGGCCGCCTACAAGCTGGAGCACCGCCCAGAGCTCGTGGTGCGGGCGCTGCTCAACCACGGCTCCATACGCATCTGGCCCGGGGCCCTCATCAAG gtgTTGCGCTACTGCTGCTCCTCGCCTCGCACCATCGAGGTGCTGATCAACAGCTACGACCGTGTGCGGGTCACTGACGAGTGGGCAGAGGCTGTCCCCACTGAGATTATGCAG AAGCACCCAGATTTCTACGAGTCACTCTTCTCCCTGGGGCAGaggccccgctccctgcagcacctggcCCGCTGTGCACTCAGGAGCTACCTGGAGGGCCGGCTGCTGCAGGTCTTGCCTGAGCTGCACCTGCCATCTTCCCTGCACCAGTTTCTGCTGCTCAGCTTCGAGGACATTCTCTACTAG
- the ASB10 gene encoding ankyrin repeat and SOCS box protein 10 isoform X2 — translation MDQGLAAPMPRGRGFRSSRMEPIECRDVLVQNVLFTGDLEAVRKHFTESAAVNLIIESKGDELRWTSRKLGLWSLTYEQELTTPLHITAGRGYLDCLRHLLLRGAAVDFAPGGKTALHEACAAARTDCVRLLLSFGADPKTVSEAGYQPLHLCKSPASIQCAQLLLQYGASVNSQTEEEEDTALHVAARHGLEEHVQLYLRHGAGLEAKNEEGQTPLNAACAQAHPPQDMERYYRVCQQLVQSGANVDAADRDRQRPLHQACKNASAHVVELLLAHGASVNIMSYSGNTAMHNILQVLRYCCSSPRTIEVLINSYDRVRVTDEWAEAVPTEIMQKHPDFYESLFSLGQRPRSLQHLARCALRSYLEGRLLQVLPELHLPSSLHQFLLLSFEDILY, via the exons ATGGACCAAGGCCTGGCGGCCCCAATGCCCAGGGGCCGGGGATTCCGCAGCAGCCGCATGGAGCCGATCGAGTGCCGAGATGTGTTGGTGCAGAATGTGCTCTTCACTGGGGACCTGGAGGCGGTGCGGAAGCATTTCACTGAGAGCGCTGCCGTCAACCTCATCATTGAATCCAAGGGAGACGAGCTCCGGTGGACCAGCCGGAAACTCG GGCTGTGGTCGCTGACCTACGAGCAGGAGCTCACCACGCCGCTCCACATCACGGCTGGGCGCGGCTACCTGGACTGCCTCAGGCACCTGCTGCTGAGGGGCGCTGCCGTGGACTTCGCACCTGGCGGCAAGACAGCTCTGCACGAGGCCTGCGCGGCGGCCAGAACGGACTGCGTGCGCCTGCTGCTCTCCTTCGGGGCTGACCCCAAGACTGTCTCTGAGGCTGGCTACCAGCCCCTGCACCTCTGCAAGAGCCCAGCCTCCATCCA GTGtgcgcagctgctgctgcagtatgGTGCCAGCGTGAACAGCCAGacggaggaggaagaggacacaGCGCTGCACGTGGCGGCACGGCACGGCCTGGAAGAGCATGTCCAGCTGTACCTGCGCCATGGAGCGGGGCTGGAGGCCAAGAACGAGGAGGGTCAGACCCCTTTGAATGCCGCCTGCGcccaggcacacccaccccaggaCATGGAGCGCTACTATCGCGTCTGCCAGCAGCTGGTGCAGAGCGGTGCCAACGTCGATGCTGCAGACCGGGACCGGCAGCGCCCGCTGCACCAGGCCTGCAAGAACGCCAGCGCCCATgtggtggagctgctgctggcccaCGGCGCCAGTGTCAACATCATGAGCTACAGCGGCAACACAGCCATGCACAACATCTTGCAG gtgTTGCGCTACTGCTGCTCCTCGCCTCGCACCATCGAGGTGCTGATCAACAGCTACGACCGTGTGCGGGTCACTGACGAGTGGGCAGAGGCTGTCCCCACTGAGATTATGCAG AAGCACCCAGATTTCTACGAGTCACTCTTCTCCCTGGGGCAGaggccccgctccctgcagcacctggcCCGCTGTGCACTCAGGAGCTACCTGGAGGGCCGGCTGCTGCAGGTCTTGCCTGAGCTGCACCTGCCATCTTCCCTGCACCAGTTTCTGCTGCTCAGCTTCGAGGACATTCTCTACTAG